One stretch of Rhodothermales bacterium DNA includes these proteins:
- a CDS encoding response regulator transcription factor, whose product MSLRIFLVDDHPIVREGMGRLIDREPDMTLCGESDGDNDLLAAIKDSTPDVVVLDLSLRGATGLDLIAPIKAHVPGVRVFVLSMHDEKIYAERVIRAGAMGYIMKQEAPAKVLDAIRCVASGELFLSPNVAQTVIKGMMSPRQETALSALSDREFQVFLNIGHGLTLQEIADKLTLSVKTIESHVERIKTKLEIGSGREMMRRAIEWVLRNEPA is encoded by the coding sequence ATGAGTTTGCGCATCTTTTTGGTAGACGACCACCCCATTGTGCGAGAAGGCATGGGCCGGCTCATTGACCGCGAGCCGGACATGACGCTGTGCGGCGAGTCCGACGGCGATAATGATTTGCTCGCCGCCATCAAGGACTCGACGCCGGATGTGGTTGTCCTCGACCTCTCGCTGCGGGGAGCCACCGGGCTGGATCTCATCGCGCCCATCAAGGCGCACGTGCCCGGCGTCCGCGTTTTTGTACTGTCGATGCACGATGAGAAGATCTACGCGGAACGCGTGATCCGCGCCGGCGCGATGGGTTACATCATGAAGCAGGAAGCCCCGGCGAAGGTGCTCGATGCCATCCGCTGCGTCGCCTCGGGCGAGTTATTCCTCAGCCCGAATGTCGCACAGACGGTGATCAAAGGAATGATGAGTCCGCGCCAGGAAACCGCGTTATCGGCCCTGAGCGACCGCGAGTTTCAGGTGTTTCTGAATATCGGTCACGGGTTGACGCTCCAGGAAATCGCCGACAAACTCACCCTCAGCGTGAAGACGATCGAATCCCATGTCGAGCGGATCAAGACGAAGCTCGAGATCGGATCGGGGCGCGAGATGATGCGGCGCGCGATCGAGTGGGTATTACGCAACGAGCCGGCGTAG
- a CDS encoding ABC transporter permease, which yields MSIIPYSVREGFAGFQRAKFAVFTSTSAMAVALILIGLFGLLSYQAQQVSDWLRQRVGELEIFLQDTIDTPMARALHERAGATLGVDGADYISQEEATRIFQEEFGDGAEIFLSESFLPSSIKVRIQSNYANPDSLHALIAEFESWNRVDEVVFNEPLLAKVQENLRLLNTVGLALGIIVILASLFLVANTIRLTIYARRLLIRTMKLVGATDSFIRRPFLVEGVMQGILAGIVASLVVWALFTGLGNYLPQMAISGTTVAALLAGVVVCGALLGWLGSLFAVRRFIRTIQLH from the coding sequence GTGTCGATCATTCCCTACAGCGTGCGCGAAGGCTTCGCCGGCTTCCAACGTGCCAAGTTTGCCGTCTTTACCTCCACCAGCGCCATGGCGGTTGCGCTTATCCTCATCGGGCTCTTCGGCTTGCTGAGTTATCAGGCCCAGCAGGTGAGCGACTGGTTGCGCCAGCGCGTGGGGGAATTGGAGATCTTCCTCCAGGACACCATCGACACGCCCATGGCCCGGGCGTTGCACGAACGCGCCGGCGCGACGCTCGGTGTGGACGGTGCCGATTACATCTCGCAGGAGGAGGCGACCCGTATTTTCCAGGAGGAATTCGGAGATGGGGCCGAGATCTTCCTCAGTGAATCCTTTTTGCCGTCGTCGATCAAGGTGAGGATCCAGTCCAACTACGCCAATCCAGACAGCCTGCACGCCCTCATCGCGGAATTTGAGAGCTGGAACCGCGTCGATGAGGTCGTCTTCAACGAGCCACTCCTGGCGAAGGTGCAGGAAAATCTGCGGTTGTTGAACACCGTGGGTCTGGCGCTGGGCATCATCGTCATCCTGGCGTCGCTGTTCCTGGTGGCGAATACGATCCGCCTCACCATTTATGCCCGCCGGCTGTTGATACGCACTATGAAGCTCGTCGGCGCAACCGATTCGTTTATCCGCCGGCCGTTCCTCGTCGAGGGCGTGATGCAGGGCATTCTCGCCGGCATCGTCGCAAGCCTCGTCGTTTGGGCGCTATTCACGGGTCTTGGCAACTACCTGCCTCAAATGGCCATCTCGGGCACGACGGTCGCCGCGCTCCTCGCCGGCGTCGTGGTCTGCGGCGCACTGCTCGGGTGGCTGGGTTCGCTGTTTGCCGTGCGGCGGTTTATCCGAACCATCCAACTGCATTAA
- the pheA gene encoding prephenate dehydratase: protein MRIAFQGEIGAFSEEATLALYPGATPLATVSFDEVFRQVADGSVDRGVIPIENTLFGSVHVNYDLLRAYDLVIEGEWYLRIRHNLMALSGATLPAIRRVLSHPQALGQCQAFLKEHLAHAEPAPVYDTAGAAKMVAENGDLTEAAIASERAAETYGLTILARGVESNHQNYTRFLGLVRRDAWERRPVDGPARTSIVYTMRENVPGALFKSLAVFALRDIDLFKIESRPVVGSPGNYLFYLDLGGDAETPPLRQALAHLTEISAEVRVLGSYLKADIG, encoded by the coding sequence ATGCGCATTGCTTTCCAGGGGGAAATCGGGGCTTTTAGCGAGGAGGCAACGCTGGCGTTGTATCCCGGGGCTACGCCGCTGGCGACGGTGTCGTTCGACGAGGTATTCCGGCAGGTGGCCGATGGCTCGGTGGATCGCGGGGTGATTCCGATCGAGAATACGCTTTTTGGTAGCGTGCATGTGAATTACGATTTGCTGCGGGCGTACGATCTGGTGATCGAAGGGGAGTGGTACCTGCGGATCCGGCACAACCTGATGGCGTTGTCGGGGGCTACCTTGCCGGCCATCCGCCGCGTGCTCTCGCACCCGCAGGCGCTGGGGCAGTGCCAGGCGTTTTTGAAGGAGCACCTGGCCCACGCCGAGCCGGCGCCGGTCTACGATACTGCCGGAGCCGCCAAGATGGTGGCCGAAAATGGCGACCTCACTGAAGCGGCCATCGCCAGCGAACGGGCTGCCGAAACGTACGGCCTGACGATCCTGGCGCGCGGGGTCGAGAGCAACCACCAGAACTACACCCGCTTCCTGGGGCTGGTCCGCCGCGACGCCTGGGAGCGCCGGCCGGTCGATGGTCCTGCGAGAACGTCGATCGTGTATACCATGCGCGAGAACGTGCCGGGGGCTCTGTTCAAGAGCCTGGCAGTGTTTGCGCTGCGCGACATCGACCTGTTCAAGATTGAGAGCCGGCCGGTCGTCGGCAGCCCGGGCAACTATCTGTTTTATCTGGATCTAGGAGGTGACGCGGAGACCCCACCGCTGCGTCAGGCGCTTGCTCATCTCACCGAGATCTCGGCGGAAGTGAGGGTGTTGGGCTCGTATCTCAAAGCCGACATCGGGTGA